A stretch of the Sphingomonas sp. CL5.1 genome encodes the following:
- a CDS encoding phosphoserine transaminase, with translation MTDTTLVTGATNAPAKPATRPARPHFSSGPCAKPPGWDASKLNAEVLGRSHRSKLGKQRLQYCIDLMREMLALPDTHRIGIVPGSDTGAFEMAMWTMLGARDVTCLAWESFGEGWVTDAVKQLNLEPTVHRADYGQLPDLDKVDWSSDVLFTWNGTTSGVRVPDGEWIAADREGLSFADATSAVFAYDLPWDKIDVATFSWQKVLGGEGAHGVLILGPRAVERLENHTPAWPLPKVFRLVSKGKLAEGVFKGETINTPSMLAVEDAIFALEWAKSIGGARGLIARSDANAAALDKIVAERDWLGHLAVDKGIRSRTSVCLTVEGADEAFIKAMAGLLEKEGAAFDVAGYRDAPAGLRIWCGATVDTADIAALGPWLDWAYAEVKASA, from the coding sequence ATGACTGATACGACGCTCGTTACCGGCGCCACCAATGCGCCTGCCAAGCCCGCCACCAGGCCGGCTCGTCCCCATTTCTCATCCGGTCCCTGCGCCAAGCCTCCGGGCTGGGATGCGTCGAAGCTGAACGCCGAGGTGCTCGGCCGTTCGCATCGCTCGAAGCTCGGCAAGCAGCGGCTGCAATATTGCATCGACCTGATGCGCGAGATGCTCGCGCTGCCCGACACGCATCGCATCGGCATCGTGCCCGGTTCCGACACCGGCGCGTTCGAGATGGCGATGTGGACGATGCTCGGCGCGCGTGACGTGACGTGCCTCGCATGGGAGAGCTTCGGCGAGGGCTGGGTGACGGATGCGGTCAAGCAGCTTAATCTCGAGCCGACCGTGCATCGCGCCGATTACGGCCAGCTTCCCGATCTCGACAAGGTCGACTGGTCGAGCGACGTTCTGTTCACCTGGAACGGCACCACCAGCGGCGTGCGCGTGCCGGACGGCGAGTGGATCGCCGCCGACCGCGAGGGCCTGAGCTTCGCCGACGCGACCAGCGCGGTGTTCGCCTATGACCTGCCGTGGGACAAGATCGATGTCGCCACCTTCTCGTGGCAGAAGGTGCTGGGCGGGGAGGGCGCGCATGGCGTGCTGATCCTCGGCCCGCGCGCGGTGGAGCGGCTGGAGAATCACACTCCGGCGTGGCCGCTGCCGAAGGTGTTCCGCCTCGTCTCCAAGGGCAAGCTCGCCGAGGGCGTGTTCAAGGGCGAGACGATCAACACGCCGTCGATGCTGGCGGTGGAGGATGCGATATTCGCGCTCGAATGGGCGAAGTCGATCGGCGGCGCCAGGGGCCTGATCGCGCGTTCGGACGCGAACGCGGCGGCGCTCGACAAGATCGTCGCCGAGCGCGACTGGCTCGGCCACCTCGCGGTGGACAAGGGCATCCGCTCGCGCACCAGCGTCTGCCTCACGGTGGAGGGCGCGGACGAGGCCTTCATCAAGGCGATGGCCGGCCTGCTGGAGAAGGAAGGCGCGGCGTTCGACGTCGCGGGCTATCGCGATGCGCCGGCCGGCCTGCGCATCTGGTGCGGCGCGACCGTCGACACCGCCGATATCGCGGCGCTCGGCCCGTGGCTCGACTGGGCCTATGCCGAGGTGAAGGCTTCCGCCTGA
- the serA gene encoding phosphoglycerate dehydrogenase, producing MPKVLISDKMDPKAAQIFRERGVEVDEITGKTPEELKAIIGQYDGLAIRSSTKVTKEILDAATNLKVVGRAGIGVDNVDIPAASAKGVVVMNTPFGNSITTAEHAIALMFALARQLPEADASTQAGKWEKNRFMGVELTSKTLGLIGAGNIGSIVADRAHGLRMKVVAYDPFLTPERALEMGVEKVTLDELLARADFITLHTPLTDQTRNILSAENLAKTKKGVRIINCARGGLIDEAALKEGLDSGHIAGAALDVFVTEPAKESPLFGTPNFVSTPHLGASTTEAQVNVAIQVAEQMADYLVTGGVTNALNVPSLSAEEAPKLKPYMALAEKLGSLVGQLSHGVIPRISIHTEGAAAELNPKPIVSAVLAGFLRTQTDTVNMVNAPFLAKERGIEVREIRTEREGDYHTLVRVSVKTDAGERSVAGTLFGDAAPRLVELFGIKVEADLAGHMLYVVNEDAPGFIGRIGTLLGEAGVNIGTFHLGRRQAGGEAVLLLSVDDEVSADLLARVKALPGVKTAMGLAF from the coding sequence ATGCCTAAAGTACTGATTTCCGACAAGATGGACCCCAAGGCCGCGCAGATCTTCCGTGAGCGCGGCGTGGAAGTGGACGAGATCACCGGCAAGACGCCGGAGGAGCTGAAAGCGATCATCGGCCAGTATGACGGCCTCGCCATCCGTTCCTCGACCAAGGTGACGAAGGAGATTCTCGACGCCGCGACCAACCTGAAGGTGGTCGGCCGCGCCGGGATCGGGGTCGACAACGTCGATATCCCCGCCGCCTCCGCCAAGGGCGTGGTGGTGATGAACACCCCGTTCGGCAATTCGATCACCACCGCAGAGCACGCCATCGCGCTGATGTTCGCGCTCGCCCGCCAGCTTCCCGAGGCCGACGCCTCCACGCAGGCCGGCAAGTGGGAGAAGAACCGCTTCATGGGCGTCGAGCTGACCAGCAAGACGCTCGGCCTGATCGGCGCGGGCAATATCGGCTCGATCGTCGCGGATCGCGCGCACGGCCTTCGGATGAAGGTCGTCGCCTATGATCCGTTCCTGACGCCGGAGCGCGCGCTGGAGATGGGCGTGGAGAAGGTGACGCTCGACGAGTTGCTCGCCCGCGCCGACTTCATCACGCTGCATACGCCGCTGACCGACCAGACGCGCAACATCCTGTCGGCCGAGAATCTCGCCAAGACGAAGAAGGGCGTGCGCATCATCAATTGCGCGCGCGGCGGATTGATCGACGAGGCGGCGCTGAAGGAAGGGCTGGATTCAGGCCATATCGCGGGCGCGGCGCTGGACGTGTTCGTCACCGAGCCGGCGAAGGAAAGCCCGCTGTTCGGCACGCCCAACTTCGTTTCCACCCCGCACCTCGGCGCGTCCACCACGGAAGCGCAGGTGAACGTCGCGATCCAGGTCGCGGAGCAGATGGCGGACTATCTCGTCACCGGCGGCGTGACCAACGCGCTCAACGTGCCGAGCCTGAGCGCGGAGGAGGCGCCCAAGCTCAAGCCGTATATGGCCCTGGCCGAGAAGCTCGGTAGCCTCGTCGGCCAGCTTTCGCATGGCGTGATCCCGCGCATCTCGATCCACACCGAGGGCGCGGCGGCGGAGCTGAACCCCAAGCCGATCGTCTCGGCGGTGCTGGCCGGCTTCCTGCGCACGCAGACCGACACGGTGAACATGGTCAACGCGCCCTTCCTCGCGAAGGAGCGCGGCATCGAGGTGCGCGAGATCCGCACCGAGCGGGAGGGCGATTACCACACGCTCGTCCGCGTCTCGGTGAAGACCGACGCGGGCGAGCGCTCGGTGGCGGGCACCTTGTTCGGCGATGCCGCGCCGCGTCTGGTCGAGCTGTTCGGCATCAAGGTGGAGGCCGATCTCGCCGGCCATATGCTCTATGTCGTCAATGAGGATGCGCCGGGTTTCATCGGCCGCATCGGCACCTTGCTGGGCGAGGCCGGGGTCAATATCGGCACCTTCCACCTCGGCCGCCGTCAGGCGGGCGGCGAGGCGGTGCTGCTGCTCTCGGTCGACGACGAGGTGAGCGCCGACCTGCTCGCCAGGGTGAAGGCGCTGCCCGGCGTGAAGACCGCGATGGGGCTGGCGTTCTGA
- a CDS encoding adenylosuccinate synthase yields MANVAVIGAQWGDEGKGKIVDWLAERADMVVRFQGGHNAGHTLVVGDKTYKLSLLPSGIVRGTPSVIGNGVVLDPWALRDEIARLGEQGVKATPETLRIADNCALILPFHRDLDALREDASGAGKIGTTRRGIGPAYEDKVGRRAIRVCDLAHLDDLGPQLDRLTAHHDALRAGFGEPPIDRERLLAELREIAGFVLPFAKPVWRDLNEARAAGQRILFEGAQGVLLDIDHGTYPFVTSSNTIAGQAAGGSGIGPGGVGFVLGIAKAYTTRVGSGPFPTELEDATGERLGTRGREFGTVTGRKRRCGWFDAVLVRQSAAVSGITGIALTKLDVLDGFEEVKICTGYRLRGEVLDYFPSHAADQTEVEPIYETIEGWSESTAGARSWADLPAQAIKYIRRVEELIRCPVALVSTSPEREDTILVRDPFAD; encoded by the coding sequence ATGGCGAACGTAGCGGTCATCGGCGCGCAATGGGGCGACGAGGGCAAGGGCAAGATCGTCGACTGGCTGGCCGAGCGCGCCGACATGGTGGTGCGCTTCCAGGGCGGGCATAACGCCGGCCATACGCTCGTCGTCGGCGACAAGACCTACAAGCTCTCGCTGCTCCCCTCCGGCATCGTGCGCGGCACGCCGTCGGTGATCGGCAACGGCGTGGTGCTCGATCCCTGGGCGCTGCGCGACGAGATCGCGCGGCTCGGCGAGCAGGGGGTGAAGGCGACGCCGGAGACGTTGCGCATCGCCGACAATTGTGCGCTGATCCTGCCCTTCCACCGCGATCTCGACGCGCTGCGCGAGGATGCCAGCGGCGCGGGCAAGATCGGCACGACGCGGCGCGGCATCGGCCCGGCCTATGAGGACAAGGTCGGCCGCCGTGCGATCCGGGTGTGCGACCTCGCGCATCTCGACGATCTCGGGCCGCAGCTCGATCGCCTCACCGCGCATCACGACGCGCTGCGCGCCGGCTTCGGCGAACCGCCGATCGATCGCGAGCGGCTGCTGGCGGAACTGCGCGAGATCGCGGGCTTCGTCCTGCCCTTCGCCAAGCCGGTATGGCGCGATCTCAACGAGGCGCGCGCGGCGGGCCAGCGCATCCTCTTCGAAGGCGCGCAGGGCGTGCTGCTCGATATCGACCACGGCACCTATCCCTTCGTCACCTCGTCGAACACGATCGCGGGGCAGGCGGCGGGCGGCTCGGGGATCGGGCCGGGCGGCGTCGGCTTCGTGCTGGGGATCGCCAAGGCCTATACCACCCGCGTCGGTTCCGGCCCGTTCCCGACCGAGCTGGAGGATGCGACTGGCGAGCGGCTCGGCACGCGCGGGCGCGAGTTCGGCACCGTCACCGGGCGCAAGCGGCGCTGCGGCTGGTTCGACGCGGTGCTGGTGCGCCAGTCGGCGGCGGTGAGCGGCATCACCGGCATCGCGCTGACCAAGCTCGACGTGCTCGACGGGTTCGAGGAGGTGAAGATCTGCACCGGCTATCGCTTGCGTGGTGAGGTGCTGGATTATTTCCCGTCGCACGCCGCCGATCAGACGGAGGTCGAGCCGATCTACGAGACAATCGAGGGGTGGAGCGAATCCACCGCCGGCGCGCGGAGCTGGGCCGACCTGCCGGCGCAGGCGATCAAATATATTCGCCGTGTCGAGGAACTGATCCGCTGCCCGGTCGCGCTGGTATCGACCAGCCCGGAGCGCGAGGACACGATCCTGGTGCGCGATCCGTTCGCGGACTGA
- the aroC gene encoding chorismate synthase: MSFNTFGRVFRFTTWGESHGPALGAVVDGCPPGIAISEDDIQPWLDKRRPGQSRFTTQRREPDQVRILSGTFEGRTTGTPISLMIENVDQRSKDYSEVARAYRPGHADYAYDAKYGFRDYRGGGRSSARETAARVAAGAVARLVVSEVRIRAWVEAIGGDAIDPAVFDDAEIDRNAFFCPDAAAALRWEAKVDAARKAGSSLGAIVACEATGVPPGWGAPLYAKLDSELAAACMSINAVKGVEIGDGFAAAALTGEENADAMRPGPDGWPHFLANHAGGIAGGISTGQPLRLRVAFKPTSSILTPVETITRAGEASEIATKGRHDPCVGIRGVPVVEAMVALVLADQALLHRAQCGG, encoded by the coding sequence ATGAGCTTCAACACCTTCGGCCGCGTCTTCCGCTTCACCACCTGGGGCGAGAGCCACGGCCCGGCGCTCGGCGCGGTGGTGGACGGCTGCCCGCCGGGGATCGCGATCAGCGAGGACGACATCCAGCCGTGGCTCGACAAGCGCCGGCCCGGCCAGTCGCGCTTCACCACGCAGCGGCGCGAACCGGATCAGGTGCGCATCCTCTCCGGCACGTTCGAGGGCCGCACGACCGGCACGCCGATCAGCCTGATGATCGAGAATGTCGACCAGCGTTCGAAGGATTATTCGGAGGTGGCGCGCGCCTATCGCCCCGGCCATGCCGATTACGCTTATGACGCGAAATACGGCTTCCGCGACTATCGCGGCGGTGGACGCTCCTCCGCGCGCGAGACGGCGGCGCGCGTCGCGGCGGGCGCGGTGGCGCGGCTGGTGGTGTCTGAAGTGCGCATCCGCGCATGGGTGGAGGCGATCGGCGGCGACGCGATCGACCCTGCCGTTTTCGACGACGCGGAGATCGACCGCAACGCCTTCTTCTGCCCAGACGCCGCCGCAGCGCTTCGCTGGGAGGCGAAGGTGGATGCCGCGCGCAAGGCCGGCTCCTCGCTGGGCGCGATCGTGGCGTGCGAGGCGACCGGCGTGCCGCCCGGCTGGGGGGCGCCGCTCTACGCCAAGCTCGACAGCGAGTTGGCCGCCGCCTGCATGTCGATCAACGCGGTGAAGGGTGTGGAGATCGGGGACGGCTTCGCCGCCGCCGCGCTGACCGGCGAGGAAAATGCCGACGCGATGCGCCCCGGCCCGGACGGCTGGCCGCATTTCCTCGCCAACCACGCCGGCGGGATCGCGGGCGGCATCTCGACCGGTCAGCCCTTGCGGCTGCGCGTTGCGTTCAAGCCGACCAGCTCGATCCTGACGCCGGTGGAGACGATCACCCGCGCAGGCGAGGCGAGCGAGATCGCCACGAAGGGACGTCACGATCCCTGCGTCGGCATTCGCGGCGTACCGGTGGTGGAGGCGATGGTCGCACTGGTGCTCGCCGATCAGGCATTGCTGCATCGCGCGCAATGCGGCGGCTGA
- a CDS encoding GNAT family N-acetyltransferase: MTVTVRPARAEDVAAIDALLRASFPAPDEANLVRDLCMEGDMVLTLIAEDEGTDTLAGAIVFSRMDVTVAGRQVPSVALAPLAVAAPYRRQGVAEALVRAGHDRLEAEGVVLSFVLGEPDYYGRFGYDAVVARNFSSPYAGEYFMALPLQGGLVPCGVREAAHHAPAFSRLGTQ, encoded by the coding sequence GTGACCGTCACCGTCCGCCCCGCGCGCGCCGAGGACGTGGCCGCGATCGATGCGCTACTGCGCGCGAGCTTCCCCGCGCCGGACGAAGCAAACTTGGTGCGTGACCTGTGCATGGAGGGCGACATGGTGCTCACCCTGATCGCCGAGGACGAAGGCACGGACACGCTGGCCGGGGCGATCGTGTTCAGCCGGATGGACGTGACCGTGGCGGGCAGGCAGGTACCCTCCGTCGCGCTCGCCCCGCTCGCGGTCGCCGCGCCTTACCGGCGGCAGGGGGTGGCGGAGGCGCTGGTGCGCGCCGGGCACGACCGGCTGGAGGCAGAGGGCGTGGTGCTGAGCTTCGTGCTCGGCGAGCCGGATTATTACGGTCGCTTCGGCTATGACGCGGTGGTCGCGCGCAACTTCTCCTCGCCTTATGCGGGGGAATATTTCATGGCGCTGCCATTGCAGGGCGGCCTCGTGCCGTGCGGCGTGCGCGAGGCGGCACATCATGCGCCCGCTTTCTCACGATTGGGAACGCAATGA
- a CDS encoding extensin family protein translates to MALLAALTLAACGRTERPASPRGYAPIIGPSARETAQCLADLRMLGVDYQPLPDRQFGPGCAILGTVKLLDVGVPTTNLGAVRCGEARSYAAWARNAVGPAAYQILGSELARIDSMGSYSCRNVAGTARRSGHSIANAIDVGAFVLRDGRRITVLNDWNSPDPNVRQFLRVIHQSACRRFGTVLSPDYNTAHRDHLHLEDDRASFCR, encoded by the coding sequence ATGGCGTTGCTTGCCGCGCTTACCCTCGCCGCGTGTGGGCGTACCGAGCGCCCGGCCTCGCCGCGCGGCTATGCCCCGATCATCGGCCCCTCGGCGCGCGAGACCGCGCAATGCCTTGCGGACCTGCGCATGCTCGGCGTCGATTACCAGCCGTTGCCGGACCGGCAGTTCGGCCCCGGCTGCGCGATCCTGGGCACGGTGAAATTGCTCGACGTTGGCGTGCCGACCACCAATCTCGGCGCGGTGCGCTGCGGCGAGGCGCGCAGCTATGCCGCCTGGGCGCGCAACGCGGTGGGGCCGGCGGCGTATCAGATCCTCGGCAGCGAGCTGGCGCGTATCGATTCGATGGGCAGCTATTCGTGCCGCAACGTCGCCGGCACCGCGCGCCGCTCCGGCCATTCCATCGCCAATGCGATCGACGTGGGCGCGTTCGTGCTGAGGGACGGGCGGCGGATCACCGTGCTGAACGACTGGAACTCGCCAGACCCGAACGTGCGGCAATTCCTGCGCGTGATCCACCAGTCCGCGTGCAGACGTTTCGGCACCGTGCTGTCGCCGGATTACAACACCGCGCACCGCGACCACCTGCATCTGGAGGATGACCGGGCGAGTTTTTGCCGCTAA
- a CDS encoding ATP phosphoribosyltransferase regulatory subunit, whose protein sequence is MTALLPEGFRDTLPPFADAAAAVEARALAAAASHGYERADPPLAEFADGLGSRLKDGGLRNAVRFVDPVSQRTLAIRPDLTAQIARIAATRMAHHPRPVRLSYAGPVLKLRGDALNPAREARQIGAELIGLDSVAAAREVVTVAVDALEAAGASGISIDFTLPDLVDAMAGTLPVADVDALRERLDAKDAGGVATLAPAYLPLIAAAGPFPEALERLRAFDTHGILASRIAGLAEIVDSLGDRVQLTLDPTERHGFEYQTWLGFSLFVRGVDREVGRGGTYRIVREDGTEEMATGFSLYADVLVGTTTPERRRLFLPYGAPAAEGARMRAAGWVTVAALEAGDTPEAQLCTHILDRGEARLLGG, encoded by the coding sequence ATGACCGCATTGCTCCCCGAAGGTTTCCGCGACACGCTTCCCCCGTTCGCCGATGCGGCGGCGGCGGTGGAGGCGCGGGCGCTCGCGGCGGCGGCGAGCCACGGTTACGAGCGCGCCGATCCGCCGCTCGCGGAGTTCGCCGACGGGCTTGGTTCGCGGCTGAAGGACGGCGGGCTGCGCAACGCGGTGCGTTTCGTCGATCCGGTGTCGCAGCGCACGCTGGCGATCCGGCCCGACCTTACCGCGCAGATCGCGCGGATCGCGGCAACACGCATGGCGCATCATCCGCGCCCGGTGCGGCTGAGTTATGCCGGGCCGGTGCTCAAGCTGCGTGGCGACGCGCTCAACCCCGCGCGCGAGGCGCGGCAGATCGGTGCGGAGCTGATCGGCCTCGATTCGGTCGCGGCCGCGCGCGAGGTGGTGACGGTCGCGGTCGATGCGCTGGAGGCGGCGGGAGCGAGCGGCATCTCGATCGACTTCACGCTGCCCGATCTGGTCGATGCGATGGCCGGAACGCTGCCGGTGGCGGATGTCGACGCGCTGCGCGAGCGACTCGACGCCAAGGACGCGGGCGGCGTCGCCACGCTCGCGCCCGCCTATCTCCCGCTGATCGCCGCCGCCGGGCCGTTCCCGGAAGCGCTGGAGCGGCTGCGCGCCTTCGACACGCACGGCATCCTCGCCTCGCGCATCGCGGGCCTCGCGGAGATCGTCGATTCGCTCGGCGACCGCGTGCAGCTCACGCTCGATCCGACCGAGCGGCACGGGTTCGAATATCAGACCTGGCTCGGCTTCTCGCTGTTCGTGAGGGGCGTCGATCGCGAGGTCGGGCGCGGCGGCACCTATCGCATCGTGCGCGAGGACGGCACGGAGGAAATGGCGACGGGCTTCTCGCTCTACGCCGATGTCTTGGTGGGCACGACCACGCCGGAGCGGCGGCGGCTGTTCCTCCCTTACGGCGCGCCTGCCGCCGAAGGCGCGCGGATGCGCGCCGCCGGCTGGGTGACGGTCGCCGCGCTGGAGGCGGGGGACACGCCCGAGGCGCAGCTCTGCACGCATATCCTCGATCGCGGCGAGGCGCGGCTGCTAGGCGGTTGA